The Chaetodon auriga isolate fChaAug3 chromosome 22, fChaAug3.hap1, whole genome shotgun sequence genome contains a region encoding:
- the LOC143314749 gene encoding tetraspanin-9 produces MARGCICCVKYMLFLFNLLFWLGGCGLLGVGVWLSVSQGSFATLSPSFPSLSAANLIITLGTVVMVTGFLGCLGAIKENKCLLLSFFIVLLVILLAELILLILFFVYTDKVSENARRDLKEGLVLYNTDNNAGLRDAWNTIQGEWRCCGVINHNDWYAALHENVVPDRCCQQFYQGCGRNASNTFWTRGCYEKVEEWLDDNKHLLGTIAMCVLVIQLLGMAFSMTLYQQIHRAGKKYEA; encoded by the exons ATGGCTCGTGGTTGCATCTGCTGCGTTAAATACATGCTCTTCCTCTTCAACCTGCTCTTCTGG ctgggCGGGTGTGGGCTGTTGGGTGTCGGCGTGTGGCTGTCGGTGTCGCAGGGCAGCTTCGCCACCCTGTCGCCCTCCTTCCCGTCGCTCTCCGCCGCCAACCTCATCATCACCCTCGGCACCGTCGTCATGGTGACAGGTTTTCTGGGTTGCCTGGGTGCCATCAAGGAGAACAAGTgcctgctgctgagt tttttcatcGTTCTGTTGGTCATCCTCTTGGCTGaactcatcctcctcatcctgttCTTTGTCTACACTGACAAG GTGAGTGAAAATGCCAGACGGGACCTGAAAGAAGGGCTGGTTCTGtacaacacagacaacaatGCCGGCCTGAGGGATGCATGGAACACCATACAGGGAGAG TGGCGATGTTGTGGCGTGATAAACCATAACGACTGGTACGCCGCCCTGCACGAGAACGTGGTGCCTGACCGCTGCTGCCAGCAGTTTTACCAGGGCTGCGGACGCAACGCCTCCAACACCTTCTGGACACGG ggttGCTATGAGAAGGTGGAGGAGTGGCTGGATGACAACAAACACCTTCTGGGAACCATCgccatgtgtgtgttggtcatACAG CTCCTCGGCATGGCTTTCTCTATGACGCTTTACCAACAGATCCACCGAGCAGGGAAGAAGTATGAAGCCTGA